The Dysidea avara chromosome 11, odDysAvar1.4, whole genome shotgun sequence genome includes the window GCTACACATGCTGTTGCAGAACAACTTCTTGAGGAAGCAGTCGTATCAGTCAGCAGTGAAGTTGGTCGTGAACAAATTGAATTAGCCATTCTTGAATCAGCAGCAGGCAAATGTAACTGTGCTGATATGGTGAAGGTTTTGAAGGAAGAGTTGGCAGCTTGCTACACAAAGATAAACAAGTTGTCCAATGAGATTGCAGTATTGCAGCAACATGTGTGTTCGGCGGTGCCATTCAATGAACAGTCACTTGTAGATGATGCCTGTGTGCAGTTTTATACTGGATTACCCAATTTATATATTGTCAAGACAGTACTTGATCATGTGCACAAGACAATGGCAGGAGAAAGGGCCACCAAGCTGTCCCCCTTTCAAGAATTTGTGTGTCTTGCTAAAGCTTCGTTTAAACAGTCCTCTACAAGATTTAGCATATCGCTTTCAAGTCTCTCTATCAACTGTGTCCAGAATTCTCTCCAAATGGCTTGTGCAGATGGATATCAGATTGCAAAAGCTAATTGTCTGGCCAGACCGTGATAGTCTACGCAAAACAATGCCAAAATGCTTCCAGACAGCATTTGGTAAATCAGTAGCAATTATCATTGATTGTTTTGAGGTTTTTATTGAACGCCCCTCCAATTTAGAGGCTCGTGCTGTTACTTGGTCTAACTATAAGCACAAAAACACAGCAAAAATTTTGCTAGGAATTGTTCCTCAGGGTGTGGTGGCTTTTGTTTCGGATGCATGGGGTGGCCGTGTGAGTGACAAATACTTGACTGAACATTGTGGATTATTATCTAAACTGCTTCCTGGTGACATTGTATTAGCCGACCGTGGCTTTGATATTGCTGAGTCAGTTGGTGTCATGCAAGCACGTCTACATATTCCTGCATTTACAAAAGGGAAGGATCAGTTAA containing:
- the LOC136239075 gene encoding uncharacterized protein, which gives rise to MDIRLQKLIVWPDRDSLRKTMPKCFQTAFGKSVAIIIDCFEVFIERPSNLEARAVTWSNYKHKNTAKILLGIVPQGVVAFVSDAWGGRVSDKYLTEHCGLLSKLLPGDIVLADRGFDIAESVGVMQARLHIPAFTKGKDQLSALEVEQTRSIANVRIHVERVIGLVRQKYSILQSTIPIHFVKCRHGEDIPLIDRIVRVSCALTNICNSVVPFD